Proteins found in one Cyanobium sp. ATX 6F1 genomic segment:
- the glsA gene encoding glutaminase A, which produces MVAISQVNAIQGLIDELHQRYSSLNDGAPADYIPELAKADPNDFGIVIATVDGRLYQAGDVSKPFTIQSISKPFVYGLALGLLTPEHMVAKVGVEPSGEAFNAISLDPASGRPRNPMINAGAIATTAQIASHDPEHGEATVLDFFAQLAGRRLGVDEAVFRSERETGHRNRSIGHLLRNFEIIETDPEPSLDLYFRQCSIQVTCRDLAIMAATLACQGRNPFTGARPLSSDITKRVLALMASCGTYDFAGQWLHDVGMPAKSGVGGGILAVVPGRLGIAVYSPPLDSLGNSVRGIAVCSELSERLGLSLFNQYPQSSSTVRRSYTAALRQSRRWRSSADREALRASGHRIRIVHVQGILDFAALERLVAELAASLAEAKVLVLDLAHVVELPAESAGLLAQQLTLLRDRGLAILLSRSAHLDLEGVRLALGLEAETLFCVDLDQSIERAENLYLDIWNGDPDQGASSAKDEASLGFLAHLDPDYRQRVAACLRRRDFAAGDQVIRRGDPGDELFLVREGRFTATIQLTDGYGRALESRLATFGPEMCFGEIAFLSGQRRSASIHCDQAGSCLVLSRADFDQLRRSDPEAMNELLLALIRDVGQKLSLTSHQLTQMEHL; this is translated from the coding sequence ATGGTTGCCATTTCACAGGTCAACGCGATTCAGGGCCTCATCGATGAACTTCATCAACGCTATTCATCGTTGAATGATGGTGCGCCGGCTGATTACATTCCTGAGCTAGCCAAGGCCGATCCCAACGATTTCGGCATCGTCATCGCCACCGTCGATGGACGGCTTTATCAGGCTGGCGATGTCAGCAAGCCATTCACGATTCAGTCGATCTCCAAGCCCTTCGTGTATGGCCTGGCCCTGGGCCTGCTCACGCCTGAGCACATGGTGGCCAAGGTGGGGGTGGAGCCTTCGGGCGAGGCCTTCAACGCCATCAGCCTGGATCCGGCGTCTGGGCGGCCGCGCAACCCGATGATCAACGCCGGGGCCATTGCCACCACCGCCCAGATCGCTTCCCACGATCCTGAGCACGGCGAAGCCACCGTTCTCGATTTCTTCGCCCAGCTGGCGGGCCGCCGTCTGGGCGTGGATGAGGCGGTGTTTCGCTCGGAGCGGGAAACGGGCCACCGCAACCGCTCGATCGGCCATCTGCTGCGCAATTTCGAGATCATCGAAACAGATCCGGAGCCCTCGCTGGATCTCTATTTCCGGCAGTGCTCGATTCAGGTCACCTGCCGGGATCTGGCGATCATGGCGGCCACCCTTGCCTGCCAGGGCCGCAACCCCTTCACCGGTGCCAGGCCCCTCAGCTCGGACATCACCAAGCGGGTGCTGGCGCTGATGGCCAGCTGCGGCACCTACGACTTTGCCGGCCAGTGGCTCCACGACGTGGGCATGCCGGCCAAGAGCGGAGTGGGTGGCGGGATCCTGGCGGTGGTGCCCGGCCGCCTCGGCATCGCTGTCTATTCCCCGCCCCTCGACAGCCTCGGCAACAGCGTGCGCGGCATCGCCGTCTGCTCGGAGCTCTCCGAGCGCCTCGGCCTGAGCCTGTTCAACCAGTACCCCCAGAGCTCCTCCACCGTCCGCCGCTCCTACACCGCCGCCCTGCGTCAATCCCGCCGTTGGCGTTCCTCCGCCGACCGGGAGGCCCTGCGTGCCTCCGGCCACCGCATCCGCATCGTGCATGTCCAGGGGATCCTCGATTTCGCCGCCCTGGAACGATTGGTGGCGGAACTGGCGGCGAGCCTGGCTGAGGCGAAGGTGTTGGTCCTTGATCTGGCCCATGTGGTCGAGCTTCCGGCGGAGTCGGCGGGCCTGCTGGCCCAGCAGTTGACCCTGTTGCGTGACCGGGGCCTGGCGATCCTGTTGTCGCGCTCCGCCCATCTCGATCTCGAGGGGGTGCGCCTGGCCCTGGGCCTGGAGGCGGAGACCCTCTTCTGCGTTGATCTCGACCAGTCGATTGAGCGGGCTGAGAACCTCTACCTCGACATCTGGAACGGAGACCCTGACCAGGGGGCTTCCAGCGCCAAGGACGAAGCGTCCCTGGGCTTTCTCGCCCACCTCGATCCCGACTACCGCCAGCGGGTGGCGGCCTGTCTGCGGCGACGGGATTTTGCAGCCGGCGATCAGGTGATTCGCCGTGGTGATCCCGGAGATGAACTGTTTCTGGTGCGGGAGGGCCGCTTCACCGCCACGATCCAACTCACGGATGGCTACGGCCGGGCGCTGGAATCACGGCTGGCCACCTTCGGGCCGGAGATGTGCTTTGGGGAGATCGCCTTCCTCTCCGGTCAGCGGCGCAGCGCCAGCATTCACTGCGACCAGGCCGGCAGCTGCCTGGTGCTCAGCCGCGCTGATTTCGATCAGCTCCGCCGCAGTGACCCCGAGGCGATGAACGAACTGTTGCTGGCCCTGATCCGCGACGTCGGTCAGAAGCTTTCGCTCACCAGCCATCAGCTCACGCAGATGGAGCACCTCTGA